A genomic window from Archocentrus centrarchus isolate MPI-CPG fArcCen1 chromosome 2, fArcCen1, whole genome shotgun sequence includes:
- the xkr6a gene encoding XK-related protein 6, with protein MAAQSDGGKAGVGCGGGGGFAQLYDVDADEPLDSAAIHICQCCRSSACYWGCRSACLGSLLGGGPPTGGAGIRETHCPPREQLWLDCLWIILALLVFFWDVGTDLCLAVDYYQRQDYLWFGLTLFFVLVPSVLVQILSFRWFVQDYTGGGLGEVEGLTKRGTVALGCLYPGRDRLQLATIWLWQATIHILQLGQVWRYIRTLYLGVMSRRQKEHQRRWYWAMMFEYADVNMLRLLETFLESAPQLVLQLCIMIQENRAETLQCISSLASLLSLAWVLASYHKLLRDSRDDQRSMSYRGALLHLFWRLFTISSRVLSLALFASLFHIYFGIFVVVHWCAMAFWVVHGGTDFCMSKWEEVLFNMVVGIVYIFCWFNVKEGRTRYRMVAYYTVVLAENSILTGLWYAYRDPVQTDSYAIPALCSVYLTFAGGVVVMLLYYGFLHPATAHLQPSPASSCCAQLLWGLPLPPSAPPTAPPTPAHMAKSQTEEDVAETCLPVFQVRSAPPTSKPEGPLIKIDMPRKRYPAWDAHYVDRRLRRTINILQYITPAAVGIRYRDGPLLYELLQYESSL; from the exons ATGGCCGCGCAGTCCGACGGCGGCAAAGCCGGGGTCGGGTGCGGCGGCGGCGGTGGGTTCGCCCAGCTCTACGATGTTGACGCTGACGAGCCTCTGGACTCCGCGGCGATCCACATCTGTCAGTGCTGTCGCTCCTCCGCTTGCTACTGGGGCTGCCGCTCAGCTTGCCTCGGCTCTCTACTCGGCGGGGGTCCGCCTACCGGAGGGGCCGGCATCCGGGAGACTCACTGCCCGCCCCGGGAGCAGCTGTGGCTGGACTGCCTCTGGATCATCCTTGCCCTCCTTGTCTTCTTCTGGGACGTTGGCACGGACCTGTGCCTGGCGGTGGACTACTACCAGAGACAGGACTACCTCTGGTTCGGCCTCACTCTCTTCTTCGTACTGGTGCCGTCGGTACTGGTCCAGATTCTGAGTTTCCGATGGTTCGTGCAGGACTACACCGGCGGGGGCCTCGGGGAGGTTGAGGGGCTGACCAAGCGGGGCACAGTGGCTCTAGGGTGCCTGTATCCCGGCAGAGACCGCCTGCAGCTGGCCACCATCTGGCTGTGGCAGGCCACCATACACATCCTCCAGCTGGGACAAGTGTGGAG GTACATCAGGACGCTGTACCTAGGCGTCATGTCGCGTCGGCAGAAGGAGCACCAGCGACGCTGGTACTGGGCCATGATGTTCGAGTACGCCGACGTCAACATGTTGCgtttgctggaaacatttctggaGTCGGCGCCTCAGTTGGTCCTGCAACTCTGCATCATGATCCAGGAGAACCGAGCTGAGACACTACAGT GCATCTCCTCCCTAGCCTCCCTCCTGTCTCTCGCCTGGGTTCTGGCCTCCTACCACAAACTGCTCCGAGACTCTCGTGACGACCAGCGCAGCATGAGTTACCGCGGGGCGCTGCTGCACCTCTTCTGGCGCCTCTTCACCATCTCCTCCCGTGTCCTGTCGCTCGCCCTCTTTGCTTCCCTCTTCCACATCTACTTCGGCATTTTCGTGGTGGTGCACTGGTGTGCCATGGCTTTTTGGGTGGTGCACGGAGGCACTGATTTCTGTATGTCCAAGTGGGAGGAGGTGCTCTTCAACATGGTGGTCGGCATTGTCTATATCTTCTGCTGGTTTAACGTGAAAGAGGGACGAACGCGCTACAGGATGGTAGCATACTACACTGTGGTGTTGGCTGAGAATAGCATCCTCACTGGCCTGTG GTATGCCTACAGAGACCCAGTGCAGACCGACTCCTACGCCATCCCAGCACTGTGCAGCGTCTACCTGACATTCGCCGGGGGCGTCGTGGTCATGCTGCTGTACTACGGGTTCCTGCACCCTGCCACTGCCCACCTCCAGCCAAGTCCCGCCTCATCCTGCTGCGCCCAGCTGCTCTGGGGTCTCCCTCTCCCACCATCAGCCCCACCCACAGCCCCTCCCACACCAGCCCACATGGCCAAGTCACAGACGGAAGAGGATGTGGCTGAGACGTGTCTTCCCGTCTTCCAGGTGAGGTCTGCGCCCCCAACTTCCAAGCCTGAGGGCCCGCTCATAAAGATTGACATGCCCAGGAAGCGTTACCCAGCATGGGATGCCCACTACGTAGACAGACGCCTGCGGAGGACTATAAACATCCTGCAGTACATAACGCCAGCCGCTGTGGGCATCCGCTATCGTGATGGACCCCTCCTGTATGAACTGTTGCAGTATGAGTCCTcactctga